In Stenotrophomonas sp. ESTM1D_MKCIP4_1, a single genomic region encodes these proteins:
- a CDS encoding DUF5343 domain-containing protein, with product MAEQLDPTKGVSPAYGSFKTLVSFANSIRDGGHVPMQIDRTLMGSLSGSGKSETMTALKFLGLAAGDKPVKPTALFEEYVMAEDAERPAVLRKILEDAYAFLLKAPDFDIERASTGQVSDLFRQQGVQGSTVVKAISFFLSAAKEAGIKVSHNVKPPKLTSGVSKAKKEKRVDPTPEPAVALPAAVTDAQRPNTHRFEIPIPGKPSVSVIVPDDMDADDWEMLSQMFGIYVARWKKYPNGSGSSADQFL from the coding sequence ATGGCTGAACAACTCGACCCGACGAAAGGTGTTTCACCCGCATACGGTTCTTTCAAGACGCTGGTGAGCTTCGCGAACTCGATTCGTGATGGGGGCCATGTCCCTATGCAGATCGATAGAACGTTGATGGGCAGCCTGTCTGGATCTGGCAAATCTGAGACGATGACTGCGCTCAAGTTTCTCGGCTTGGCGGCAGGCGACAAGCCTGTGAAGCCTACGGCTCTGTTTGAAGAGTACGTGATGGCCGAAGATGCCGAGCGCCCGGCGGTGCTTAGGAAGATCCTTGAGGATGCCTACGCATTTTTACTCAAGGCACCGGACTTCGACATTGAGCGCGCCAGTACCGGACAGGTCTCTGATTTGTTCCGTCAGCAAGGCGTTCAGGGCAGCACCGTTGTGAAGGCAATAAGCTTCTTTCTGTCGGCAGCAAAGGAAGCCGGAATTAAGGTCTCGCACAACGTAAAGCCGCCCAAACTTACGTCTGGTGTCTCGAAGGCGAAGAAAGAAAAGCGGGTCGATCCAACCCCGGAGCCTGCTGTCGCACTACCTGCGGCTGTCACGGACGCTCAGCGTCCCAACACTCACAGGTTTGAGATACCGATCCCTGGCAAGCCAAGTGTTTCCGTAATCGTGCCTGACGATATGGATGCTGATGATTGGGAGATGCTCAGCCAGATGTTTGGAATCTATGTTGCGAGGTGGAAGAAGTACCCAAATGGAAGTGGATCTTCGGCCGATCAATTTCTATAA
- a CDS encoding DNA adenine methylase, translating to MTKPIISWPGGKRRLLKHLYPHFPEHDCYVEAFAGGAASLLMRPYPAATEVLNDINGDLVGLYRCVRHHLDEFVRMFRWSLVSRQMFEWAQMERPETLTDIQRAARFYYLQKLAFGGKVQGQTFGVVTTGGPRLNLLRIEEELSAVHLRLANTIIECLPWQECVRRYDRPGTLFYLDPPYWETEGYGVDFPFSEYEAMAELMRSATGRFVVSINDHPQIREVFDGFGLVPLQLDYTIGGGQGRGRKFGELIIKSWDDRQAALL from the coding sequence ATGACCAAGCCCATCATTTCCTGGCCGGGCGGCAAGCGCCGCCTCCTGAAGCACCTGTATCCACATTTCCCTGAGCACGACTGTTACGTGGAGGCGTTCGCCGGCGGCGCCGCCTCCTTGCTTATGCGCCCGTACCCGGCGGCGACTGAAGTACTCAACGACATCAACGGCGACCTGGTCGGGCTGTATCGCTGCGTCCGGCATCACCTGGACGAATTCGTGCGCATGTTCCGCTGGTCGCTGGTGTCGCGGCAGATGTTCGAGTGGGCCCAGATGGAGCGCCCCGAGACCCTGACCGACATCCAGCGGGCGGCCCGCTTCTACTACCTGCAGAAGCTGGCATTTGGCGGCAAGGTGCAGGGGCAGACCTTCGGTGTGGTGACCACGGGCGGTCCGCGGCTCAACCTGCTGCGGATCGAGGAAGAGCTCAGTGCGGTCCATCTGCGCCTGGCCAACACCATCATCGAATGCCTGCCGTGGCAGGAGTGCGTGCGCCGCTATGACCGGCCCGGCACGCTGTTCTATCTGGACCCGCCTTATTGGGAGACTGAGGGCTACGGCGTCGACTTCCCCTTCAGCGAGTACGAGGCGATGGCAGAGCTGATGCGAAGTGCTACTGGCCGGTTCGTAGTGTCGATCAATGACCACCCGCAGATCCGTGAGGTATTTGACGGGTTCGGCTTGGTGCCCCTGCAGCTCGACTACACCATTGGCGGCGGGCAGGGGCGGGGGCGCAAGTTCGGCGAGCTGATCATCAAGAGCTGGGACGATCGGCAGGCCGCTCTGCTGTAG